A window from Bordetella petrii encodes these proteins:
- a CDS encoding tyrosine-type recombinase/integrase, with the protein MPRLAKQLTALAVEKARPKEVAYNLASGNGLYLCVAISGSKSWMVRYRLLDGRQRTIVIGAYPMMSLADAKIRAEEIHLAARTGKPIKGLRAEVKAAKSKLTQDELAAQEIAEDIRKHSFNFLSEAWLEVRKVGWADESYRKAKYVVRQYLQPRIGALDMRTLRTRDVTDPLRDLAAKAPSLAKKAVQYLNGVVEHCILEGIRDDDQVLRLRGVLPSHRGGHIPAVTREQNIGPLMRAIYAYEGHVVRYALLLAAWTALRPGVIASARWCEIDLEKAEWHISGMETDGRRRMKTGNDHIVSLPAQAVAMLSDMQKYSAGAEYVFPPVGKMNNAHLHRDALSRALRLMGFAGQHSTHGFRAMLRTVARERLGVDFDVLEAQLAHAKRDEIQAAYDRTRFDDERRAAMQRWADYLDEQVEVWLATRTMRSSGNKAVHTSAISE; encoded by the coding sequence ATGCCCAGGCTTGCCAAGCAGTTGACCGCTCTTGCCGTGGAGAAAGCCCGGCCAAAGGAGGTAGCCTATAACTTGGCCAGCGGCAACGGCCTCTACCTTTGTGTCGCAATCAGCGGGTCGAAATCTTGGATGGTGCGTTACCGTCTGTTAGATGGCAGGCAGCGGACGATTGTGATCGGCGCATACCCAATGATGAGCTTGGCCGATGCCAAGATAAGGGCCGAGGAAATCCATCTTGCTGCCAGGACTGGAAAGCCCATCAAAGGTCTGCGTGCAGAGGTCAAAGCCGCCAAATCCAAGCTCACCCAGGACGAATTGGCAGCTCAAGAGATTGCAGAAGACATACGAAAGCACTCCTTCAACTTTCTGTCGGAAGCGTGGTTGGAGGTGAGAAAGGTTGGTTGGGCCGATGAAAGCTACCGCAAAGCAAAGTACGTTGTTCGTCAGTACTTACAGCCCAGGATTGGTGCGCTCGATATGCGCACTTTGCGCACTCGTGACGTGACTGACCCACTTCGAGATCTCGCGGCTAAGGCTCCGAGCCTGGCTAAGAAGGCTGTTCAATACCTTAATGGGGTCGTGGAGCACTGCATTTTGGAAGGTATACGCGATGATGATCAAGTGTTGCGCCTGCGTGGTGTTCTGCCTAGTCACAGAGGTGGGCATATCCCGGCAGTAACTCGAGAACAGAATATTGGCCCGCTAATGCGGGCCATTTATGCTTACGAAGGTCACGTGGTGCGTTATGCGTTACTACTAGCCGCCTGGACGGCATTGCGACCAGGCGTGATCGCAAGTGCTCGTTGGTGCGAGATCGACCTAGAAAAGGCTGAGTGGCACATCTCGGGTATGGAGACGGATGGGCGGCGGCGAATGAAGACAGGCAATGACCACATTGTGAGCTTACCCGCCCAGGCTGTGGCGATGCTAAGCGATATGCAGAAGTACTCAGCGGGAGCAGAGTACGTGTTTCCGCCAGTCGGAAAAATGAACAATGCTCACTTACACCGAGACGCGCTTTCACGAGCGCTGCGCCTAATGGGCTTTGCGGGTCAGCATAGTACACATGGCTTTCGGGCAATGCTGCGCACGGTGGCTAGAGAGCGGCTTGGGGTGGATTTCGACGTACTAGAGGCGCAGCTCGCCCACGCTAAACGGGATGAGATTCAGGCGGCCTATGATCGCACGCGATTTGATGACGAACGCCGAGCAGCGATGCAGCGGTGGGCGGATTACTTGGATGAGCAGGTGGAGGTATGGCTGGCGACGCGGACAATGCGGAGTTCTGGCAATAAGGCGGTTCATACTTCAGCGATATCGGAATGA
- a CDS encoding helix-turn-helix transcriptional regulator, giving the protein MADHVKAMLIKRQEVEALTQLGRSSLYAKLNPKDANHDPSFPVPVRVGATAVRWVASEVDAWILSRPRTRLFSANDGVIFPDQREVSHG; this is encoded by the coding sequence ATGGCTGATCACGTTAAAGCAATGCTCATAAAGCGCCAGGAAGTTGAGGCGCTGACTCAGCTCGGTCGTTCTTCGCTGTATGCCAAGCTGAATCCCAAAGACGCCAACCACGACCCCAGTTTTCCTGTTCCGGTGAGGGTGGGCGCCACGGCTGTGCGTTGGGTAGCCTCTGAAGTTGACGCTTGGATTCTGTCTCGTCCTCGGACGCGCCTTTTCTCGGCGAATGATGGTGTCATTTTTCCCGATCAACGTGAGGTGAGCCATGGCTAA
- a CDS encoding DUF3987 domain-containing protein, producing the protein MDFSQYKTPLPICPDNALPGLLGQLVSERSMGSSHERALATGMLNAVVSHAAAVHARHRTIDGDIAPGTTFSIVDSPTGSGSSKHLRALLLPFNQTDDPWLTDDITVQTFPKLLEKSPMLGQICDEGDQALVGMNSRVIGAYCKAWTGDPLRVDRVSTGKAVARQVMFTLLLLTHPETLQDFRSGHAKNMRASGFEPRVLYTVVDIPPMDHFPAPPLEIAYAKYQARIKDMLETSVQFVNQDVENAPVQSFSPAATRVLHGVRMRCMQASQPGGPLAPSRDYVAKIVANIQRLASSWHAFNGCVGDISSEYVERADYLCAYHLDVYRAMTWTPPILPQVEQDAQALEAALWSRAHATGQFWMPEREVITYAPNIHLTKARAKCALELLCWYRRAQLVVRKIGRRDVCCIELLPRQPFPLR; encoded by the coding sequence ATGGACTTCAGTCAATACAAAACCCCGCTCCCGATTTGCCCCGATAATGCGCTGCCCGGCCTGCTCGGTCAGCTCGTGTCGGAGCGCAGTATGGGCTCCAGCCACGAACGTGCATTGGCAACCGGCATGCTGAACGCGGTGGTATCCCACGCCGCTGCGGTGCACGCGCGCCATCGCACCATCGATGGCGACATTGCCCCAGGCACAACGTTCTCGATCGTCGATAGCCCGACTGGTAGTGGCAGTTCAAAACACCTGCGCGCGTTGTTGCTGCCGTTCAACCAGACCGATGACCCATGGCTGACCGACGATATCACCGTGCAGACCTTCCCCAAGTTGTTGGAGAAATCGCCGATGCTGGGCCAAATCTGTGATGAGGGCGACCAGGCTCTCGTCGGAATGAACAGCAGAGTTATCGGTGCCTATTGCAAGGCGTGGACGGGTGACCCTCTGCGCGTTGACCGCGTGTCCACGGGCAAAGCCGTGGCAAGGCAGGTCATGTTCACGCTGTTGCTGCTTACCCATCCGGAAACTCTCCAAGACTTCCGCTCGGGCCATGCCAAAAATATGCGCGCCAGCGGTTTTGAGCCGCGTGTCCTCTATACCGTGGTTGATATCCCGCCGATGGACCACTTCCCGGCGCCACCGTTGGAAATCGCCTACGCGAAATACCAGGCACGCATTAAGGACATGCTGGAAACCTCAGTGCAGTTCGTCAATCAGGATGTGGAAAACGCTCCGGTGCAGAGCTTCTCACCCGCAGCCACGCGCGTTCTTCATGGTGTCCGCATGCGCTGCATGCAGGCCAGCCAACCCGGAGGGCCGCTGGCGCCGTCCCGTGATTACGTCGCCAAGATCGTCGCCAACATACAGCGCCTGGCCTCCAGTTGGCACGCCTTCAATGGTTGCGTAGGTGACATATCTTCCGAGTATGTCGAGCGGGCCGATTATCTGTGCGCCTATCACTTGGACGTCTACCGAGCGATGACTTGGACGCCGCCGATTTTGCCCCAGGTGGAGCAGGATGCACAGGCACTGGAAGCCGCCTTGTGGTCGCGTGCCCATGCAACCGGCCAGTTTTGGATGCCCGAGCGTGAGGTCATCACTTACGCACCGAACATCCATCTGACCAAGGCGCGCGCCAAGTGCGCGTTGGAGCTGTTGTGCTGGTATCGCCGAGCGCAGTTGGTTGTTCGAAAAATTGGGCGCAGGGACGTGTGCTGCATCGAGCTGTTGCCTCGGCAGCCTTTCCCGCTCCGCTAA
- a CDS encoding MobA/MobL family protein produces the protein MASFHFSIKRGKKGTAKEHARYITRQGSHAQRGDLVATSHGNLPKWAAGDPAKFWAASDTHERNNGSAYRELEIALPGELKSSEQTALVNNVVKQMVGSKPFQFAIHGPNAAIDGAIKNTHVHIMLSDRSDDGIERSEEKTFKRYNPKHPERGGRRKDSGGRNKLALRDELIETRRLCAELQNAALAAAGHDARVDHRSLKDQGVEREPERHLGPARVRGMKKEEKEQLVEARQTAPKSTEER, from the coding sequence ATGGCATCATTCCACTTTTCCATCAAGCGTGGCAAAAAGGGCACCGCGAAAGAGCATGCTCGATACATCACCCGTCAAGGCAGTCATGCACAGCGCGGTGACCTCGTTGCGACCAGTCATGGCAATCTACCCAAGTGGGCAGCAGGCGATCCCGCAAAATTTTGGGCAGCAAGTGATACGCACGAACGCAACAACGGTTCCGCATATCGAGAACTGGAAATTGCATTGCCAGGAGAACTGAAAAGCTCCGAGCAAACTGCGCTCGTGAACAACGTAGTCAAGCAAATGGTGGGCAGCAAACCTTTCCAATTCGCTATCCATGGTCCGAACGCTGCGATTGATGGGGCCATAAAGAATACACATGTGCACATCATGCTGTCCGATCGTTCGGATGATGGTATTGAACGTTCAGAAGAAAAGACCTTCAAACGCTACAACCCCAAGCATCCCGAGCGTGGTGGTCGCAGAAAGGACAGCGGTGGCCGGAACAAGCTCGCCCTGCGCGATGAGCTGATTGAAACGCGCCGGCTTTGTGCTGAATTGCAGAACGCGGCACTAGCCGCCGCTGGTCACGACGCGCGCGTTGACCACCGATCCCTGAAAGATCAAGGCGTAGAGCGTGAACCAGAGCGTCACCTTGGCCCTGCGCGCGTGCGCGGCATGAAAAAAGAGGAAAAGGAACAGCTTGTCGAAGCACGTCAGACTGCGCCGAAAAGTACTGAAGAGAGATAA
- a CDS encoding DUF4087 domain-containing protein, whose protein sequence is MLQKVPFAVTLITALTIVPISAFAKETRCGWIENDMPSGMSLTDKDGNWTIATMTEAASGFEQYMPPINKQEACGCLVVDTDSVTRRITTIYGGKVLQYKICKADEALK, encoded by the coding sequence ATGTTGCAAAAAGTTCCTTTTGCTGTCACTCTCATCACGGCGCTAACTATTGTTCCTATAAGCGCTTTCGCCAAAGAAACACGCTGCGGGTGGATTGAGAATGATATGCCCTCCGGCATGTCACTCACCGACAAGGATGGCAATTGGACCATCGCGACAATGACCGAGGCTGCTAGTGGCTTTGAACAATATATGCCACCCATCAACAAACAAGAGGCATGCGGATGCTTGGTGGTCGACACCGATTCCGTAACCCGCCGTATCACCACGATCTACGGTGGAAAAGTCTTGCAGTACAAGATCTGCAAAGCAGATGAGGCATTGAAGTAG